Within Natator depressus isolate rNatDep1 chromosome 6, rNatDep2.hap1, whole genome shotgun sequence, the genomic segment tgttcaaaaccacacagccctgcctaggcaaaagttgttaaacaggtctatcctaaacaaaggaatgtgtgtgtaCCTCAATTTACCTGAAAGTAGTACACAGGGTCCAGGAGGAAGATATAGCAGGAGACAAagcaaatttgcatttcagcaaacacaggtGAGGAGAGAGAACATGGAGCCCTCCTTCACCAgcagactccatgtcaccttctTTACTGCTTGAGccttgaataaactttactttgaagggtaaccctcagaagaatccacttcagaGGCTtcctggactataaaagaaagggggcagagaaccccaagttctctctttcacctaagacgacAAAGGGACCAGCACCTTTGGACctctgggagagatcctgaccaAGGAAAGGATAAGTCATcatcttgctggaagactgtgGGTGAGAAAGGCCAACTTAAAGAAAGCGTGAACCaaaacttgctagattaagtttgacttgtagatgtgtgttttcactttcatttgcttgtaaccatttctaacttttatCTCATAcctgaattcacttaaaatcctatcttcttttgttaataaacttgttttaccttTAACTTTaaccaatccagtgctgtgtttaaaccaAACTTTTGGGTAACTTCTTGTCTGAACATTAACGAGTACATTGAAATGTTTCCTTCTATACATTAAAGTCATTCTATTTTACATACTCAATTTTACATACTTTTGCCATGCATTTACTGATTAATACATTAGACACTTCTGCCTCGAATGAATCATACCAAAAGCAGAAGTTGATAAACACAGTGTAACCTCTGCAAACTTCATTTCTTTTGGTCTGATTATCTCCGAGGCAGAGAAAAGAGTATAATTGCCCCGCAGAGGTGGCTGCCCATTCATTGATGATGGGGTGCTGTCTGACACCAGAACAGTGGGATGTTTATTTTCATGGAATGGGAGATAGTGATACACCAAGAGTCAGTGAATTGTCCCAGTCCTGAGGAGAGGTGGGTGAAGGCACTAATGTTTCACTTCAAACCTGTATTCATGTCTAGACTCCATTAAGGGTCTTATCCTGGGATGTGAGTtatgggtgctaagcacccctGTGGATCCAGATCCTATGTCACAAAAGAACTGAGCTAGGAGATAAGTGGCCAACATACCACACCACAAAACCAATTTGGCATGATAGACCACTTCTGTTCAATAAGAGGACTGGCCTCTGGTACTGCAGCAGTATAAGGACAAATCACACTGTGCCTATGAACAATATACCTGAGTCTAGAGGACCCTAAAATTCAACGCCAAATGAGTATAAAATCAGCAGAGCAGTAGGAAAGATAAACAGGAAAGCAGGCACACAGTTGGAAAAGAGACTAGAAGATGAAGACTGAAGAGTAATAGGGTGAAGATTAAGTTCCTCAGCATACTATTTTCAAAATACCTACCAGTGCCAGGACCAATTCCTAGAGACTCTCAACCGGAGTTGGCTACCTAACTCTGTCAGGCACCGTGGCAATCTCACCCCTATAGATTACTCTTGATGGCATCAGAGGCCAGCAAGTGTTGCTGAAAGAAGACCTGTATCCTGTGCCATGCGTCGTCCTGTGCCCGGGCATGCTCTCTCCACTGCCCTCCCCACAGCATATATCCCCCAGACAGCTTATGAATTGAGGCCTGACACAAAGGCAAATACGGTGGCTCCAGGAGGTGTCCTGCCCCAGGATAGCTGTAAAACTCCACATCTCGCCCGCACTGCCGAAGGCAGTGAACAACTTCTCGGCAGTAGAGCTCACTTTTCCAGTTTCTGTCATCCTGCGCTGATAAAAAGAGGAGCTTGGCGGGGGATTTCTCTACTGGAATGCGGCAGGCCCAAGTGGCTGGGTCCCTAGGATCATCCAGGACTTCTGAAAAATCTATTATTCCAGAATCACCGACAGTCTTCATCCTCCCCAAGTCATACGGATGGGGAGGAATAGTGAAACCATTAACACGCAGGGGGATAAAGGAATTAACACCACATCCAGAAATGCTGACAGCTGCTTGGATGCCTGGCAGAAATGTGGCCAGAGAAAGGGCTAGATCTGCCCCTTTAGATAAGCCCAAGACTCCGATCCCGGTACCTTTCACCTGCAACACAATTATGGAACAAGCATCACCATATGCCATCTTTCTCTTAGATGACTGTAACCATCTCTGTCCAGGCTCCTTATCTTTCCCTGTGCCAGACCAATCAATCCACCAAAGTTTAccactccttcctttccctctgctcTCACATCACTCCCTCAATCTTTTCATTGGCTTCCACTATCCCAACTTCAAACTCCTCAGTCCCTCTGTTTCTGCTCCCATGTCTTTATTCCATCTCCAACACCGTACACCCATCCCCATCCTCTCCCTGGACTaagcccttctcctccccccactgttggCTTCAAGCTTGCGGTCTTGCTGCTGCTTCATTATGCATAGTCTCCAAGAACCCTCATCTCCATCTTAAAAACCCCTCTGGAAACCCACTTCTTCCATCAATCCTTCCTGGGCTGATctcctttccattgatttctCAGACCCTCTGGAGGTTGCTGGCCTGTCCCCCAGCCTAGGAAGGACTAACACCATGCCCAGAGTCTATTCAGGCCCTTTTTTAAGGGCACTATTCCACTATCTTTTAAGCTTTAATAGACAAAGAATTAGAACATGTCCTGTCTTAAGCAGTTTAGCATTCCTGTAACTCCCAGTTGTGTTTTCAAATGTGTAACTTTATATAACAATTGCTACTTTGCAATAGCACCACGATAGTGACTTTCCTCTCAGGAAGACAAAGTGCTGTGCAAATCATTCATTAAGCTTCCCAGTTCCCTGTGAAGTAGTCATTCTTGTTCCAGTTGGGGGAAATGAGAGCCAAAGATGTGACATACACCCCAAATTAGTATCaaaactgggattagaactcatgCATTCCTGGCTCTCCATACTGTGCTCAGTCTTTCCGACTGCATGGTCTCCTTCCACCTCTCTCAGAAACTTAAGTGTATTTATTTACATCTCAATTTAGGAAAGTGTGTGATATAGACTCCAGTTGGAAAGGCACTGTAATTTGTTTCATACCTGCTGTTGCTTCCGCAAAAACTCCACAGCCTCCCCAAAATAGT encodes:
- the LOC141989226 gene encoding acyl-coenzyme A thioesterase 1-like, translated to MAVSVKVLPSPKCLFDDPIQIKVEGLSPLQEVTLRASLTDENGELFQSFAYYRAESNGELDLTCSSALGGSYSGVEPMGLLWSLESKTPFKRLAKKNVLTPFYVHVEVFEGHNITSQLLGKCINERKFLGEGVERIPVREGRLKATLFLPPGSGSFPGLIDLYGSGGGLIEYRASLLASRGFVTLALAYLAFEDIPAFPDILELDYFGEAVEFLRKQQQVKGTGIGVLGLSKGADLALSLATFLPGIQAAVSISGCGVNSFIPLRVNGFTIPPHPYDLGRMKTVGDSGIIDFSEVLDDPRDPATWACRIPVEKSPAKLLFLSAQDDRNWKSELYCREVVHCLRQCGRDVEFYSYPGAGHLLEPPYLPLCQASIHKLSGGYMLWGGQWREHARAQDDAWHRIQVFFQQHLLASDAIKSNL